A single genomic interval of Tursiops truncatus isolate mTurTru1 chromosome 1, mTurTru1.mat.Y, whole genome shotgun sequence harbors:
- the LOC109547988 gene encoding flavin-containing monooxygenase 5-like, translated as MNAFYLLQEEPEEGTATIYKSVVINTSKEMMCFSDYPVPDHYPNFMHNSQVLEYFRMYANEFDFLKYIRFKTTVCSVKKQPDFSTSGQWEVVTVSEGKKEVNVFDGVMVCTGHHTNAHLPLESFPGIEKFKVQYFHSRDYNNSQSFTRKRVIIIGIGNSGSDLAGN; from the exons ATGAATGCTTTTTATTTACTGCAGGAAGAACCTGAAGAAGGAACGGCCACTATTTACAAGTCAGTGGTCATCAACACTTCTAAGGAGATGATGTGCTTCAGTGACTATCCCGTCCCAGATCACTATCCTAACTTCATGCACAACTCCCAGGTCCTGGAGTATTTCAGGATGTATGCCAATGAATTTGACTTTCTAAAGTACATTCGATTTAAG ACCACCGTGTGCAGTGTGAAGAAGCAGCCTGATTTCTCCACTTCAGGCCAATGGGAGGTGGTCACGGTATCTGAAGGGAAAAAGGAGGTGAATGTCTTCGATGGAGTTATGGTTTGCACTGGCCATCACACCAATGCTCACTTACCCTTGGAAAGCTTCCCTG GAATTGAGAAGTTCAAAGTACAATACTTTCATAGTCGAGATTATAATAATTCACAGAGTTTCACCAGAAAGAGAGTCATTATAATTGGCATTGGGAATTCTGGAAGCGATCTGGCTGGAAATTGA